The proteins below are encoded in one region of Clostridium pasteurianum DSM 525 = ATCC 6013:
- a CDS encoding carboxymuconolactone decarboxylase family protein has product MKKQTAGRDALGIFAPKFAELNDDVLFDGVWSREDKLSLRDRSVITVTALMTKGIFDNSLKYHMANAKNNGVTAEEIAEIITHLAFYVGWPNAWSAFALAKEVWED; this is encoded by the coding sequence ATGAAAAAGCAAACAGCAGGCAGGGATGCCCTTGGAATATTTGCACCTAAATTTGCAGAATTAAACGATGATGTTTTATTTGATGGGGTTTGGTCACGAGAGGATAAATTATCCCTCAGGGATCGCAGTGTGATTACAGTAACGGCATTAATGACAAAGGGGATTTTTGATAATTCATTAAAATACCATATGGCGAATGCAAAAAACAATGGAGTGACAGCAGAGGAAATTGCTGAAATTATTACTCATCTGGCATTTTATGTAGGATGGCCAAATGCTTGGTCAGCATTTGCACTGGCAAAGGAAGTCTGGGAGGATTAA
- a CDS encoding flavodoxin, whose product MEKKLILYYSYTNNTKKVAEQIQKATGSDICEIETVKPYTGDYNSVVDQGKQEVHRGYKPAIKPLSVDLENYNTIILGTPVWWYTYAPAVATFLSEYDLSGKTIIPFVTNGGWIGHTIKDIEKGCKNAIVTNAIDIKFDTDKMVMPESNLEKWIACL is encoded by the coding sequence ATGGAGAAAAAGTTGATTTTGTATTATTCGTATACAAATAATACTAAGAAAGTTGCAGAACAGATTCAGAAGGCTACTGGTTCAGATATCTGTGAAATTGAAACAGTAAAGCCTTATACAGGAGATTATAATTCAGTAGTGGACCAGGGAAAACAGGAGGTTCACCGTGGATATAAACCAGCAATTAAGCCACTTTCTGTAGATTTGGAAAATTATAATACAATTATTTTAGGTACACCAGTGTGGTGGTATACATACGCACCGGCAGTTGCAACATTTTTATCTGAATACGATTTGTCAGGTAAGACAATAATTCCATTTGTAACCAATGGAGGATGGATTGGACATACAATAAAGGATATCGAAAAGGGTTGTAAGAATGCCATTGTTACAAATGCTATTGATATTAAATTTGATACAGATAAAATGGTAATGCCTGAATCCAATCTTGAGAAATGGATTGCTTGTTTGTAA
- a CDS encoding MBL fold metallo-hydrolase, whose translation MDIKKVKGNTFVINTGMTYIPFYRVNDEEIIMLDSGWAKGEREGIDELLERNNFKIVGIICSHAHIDHIGNNAYLKKKYNCVIAMSAYEALFCSSTVNLKVYYSSQTLSEVTEHFEHMVCETDVMIFNNQDEIYVCGIKFKILHTPGHSPAHICITTPDDVAYLGDALISYEIMKGAKMPYAYILREDLKSKLKLYDLKCSKYIVAHKGMYDDIEKLITDNINFYKNIAERVNAIIDGAMTMEDILKTVIKNFNIHVNSRYKYIVIERMLKSYVEYLNEIGIIELNMDDGFLKYSKRLSDI comes from the coding sequence ATGGATATAAAAAAAGTAAAGGGGAATACATTTGTTATTAATACTGGAATGACGTACATACCTTTTTATAGAGTTAACGATGAAGAAATTATTATGTTGGATTCAGGATGGGCAAAAGGGGAGAGAGAAGGAATAGATGAGCTTTTGGAAAGAAACAATTTTAAGATAGTTGGCATAATATGCAGTCATGCTCATATAGACCATATAGGAAATAATGCATATTTGAAGAAAAAATATAATTGTGTTATAGCTATGTCAGCCTATGAAGCTCTTTTTTGCAGTTCCACAGTCAATCTAAAGGTTTATTACAGCAGCCAAACATTATCAGAGGTTACAGAACATTTTGAACATATGGTTTGTGAAACAGATGTTATGATTTTCAATAACCAGGATGAAATATATGTGTGTGGCATTAAATTTAAAATTCTTCATACACCTGGACATAGTCCTGCACATATATGCATTACTACCCCTGATGATGTTGCATATTTAGGAGATGCTCTCATAAGCTACGAAATAATGAAGGGGGCTAAAATGCCTTACGCCTATATACTTAGAGAGGATTTGAAAAGTAAATTAAAGCTTTATGACTTAAAATGCAGTAAATACATAGTGGCACATAAAGGTATGTATGATGATATTGAAAAACTTATAACTGATAACATAAATTTCTATAAGAATATAGCAGAAAGGGTAAATGCTATAATAGATGGTGCAATGACCATGGAAGATATTTTGAAGACAGTTATTAAAAATTTTAATATTCATGTAAATAGCAGATATAAATATATCGTAATAGAAAGAATGTTAAAGTCATATGTTGAATATTTGAATGAGATAGGAATTATAGAGTTAAATATGGACGATGGGTTTCTTAAATATTCAAAACGTTTATCTGATATTTAG
- a CDS encoding ExeA family protein, producing the protein MYKAFYGLTFDPFDKNLDLKYSFKSEDFSKAMNRLEFLKSVLGIGVITGEPGVGKSFLLRNFVDSLNPNLYKCVYIPISTLTVMDFYRALCDGLGIIHAQKKVTMFKQIQESIYTYSHSKNVIPVIIIDECQFLSNSILDDLRIIFNFHMDSKNYAMLILSGQPNFLLQLSRQVHEALRQRIIMNYCLKGLTHDECKPYITSMLKAAGCSEPIFTDDAFELIYSSTNGAIRPLNSLTRMCLISGANERLTSINSDTVYKSQSEIDLTI; encoded by the coding sequence ATGTATAAAGCTTTTTATGGCTTAACTTTTGATCCTTTTGATAAAAATCTTGACTTAAAATACAGTTTTAAATCTGAGGATTTCTCTAAAGCAATGAATAGATTAGAATTTTTAAAATCTGTTTTAGGGATTGGCGTTATTACTGGAGAGCCTGGAGTTGGTAAGTCTTTCTTGCTCCGCAATTTTGTAGATTCACTAAATCCAAATTTATATAAGTGCGTATACATTCCTATTTCCACTTTAACTGTTATGGACTTCTATAGAGCATTATGCGATGGTCTTGGAATAATTCATGCTCAGAAAAAAGTAACTATGTTTAAGCAAATACAAGAGTCTATATACACTTATAGCCACAGTAAAAATGTAATTCCAGTTATTATAATTGATGAATGTCAATTTTTAAGCAATTCCATTCTTGATGATTTAAGAATAATATTTAATTTTCATATGGACTCAAAGAATTATGCTATGTTAATTCTTTCAGGTCAACCTAATTTTTTACTTCAACTCAGCAGGCAGGTCCATGAAGCACTACGTCAACGAATCATAATGAATTATTGCTTAAAAGGGCTAACGCATGATGAATGTAAGCCCTACATAACTTCTATGCTAAAAGCCGCAGGCTGTTCAGAACCAATTTTTACTGATGATGCTTTTGAACTCATTTATTCAAGCACTAATGGAGCTATAAGACCACTAAATTCTCTAACGAGAATGTGCCTTATCTCTGGTGCTAATGAAAGACTTACTTCTATTAATTCAGATACAGTTTATAAATCTCAGAGTGAAATTGATCTTACAATTTAA
- a CDS encoding DDE-type integrase/transposase/recombinase, with translation MILKEFNQKIALFRYSLIAPIITNTFTQASVKDYLAEIAAKSYTLPNGKKKEYSPATIKGWLVQYRKYGIDGLYPKSRADKGTSRKISNETKEFIINSKLNSPKKTAKYIYHEVIAKGFESETSISLSTVTRFINKAKIGSKKLVPDDRRAFEFEFSNECWQSDVSVGPYLTIEDKKFKTYIIAFLDDSSRVIVGCKAFFKDDLLSLMSVFKDAVASKGIPKKVFVDNGKIYKSEQFHLICAALGSILSFARPYSPQSKGKIERWFQTMQKQWMNSINWNDFKSIDLLNESLSGYVNSYNNTIHSSINKKPIDKYMSNVENIRFIDSKTELDYLFLYKVLRTVKNDSTVSIGTKIFEVPLKYVGDKINIRYDPSSIDKAYIFSQDGKLEDTIFPVKKIDNSKIRRTNNTNSVDFSAFEAN, from the coding sequence ATGATATTAAAAGAATTTAATCAAAAGATAGCATTATTTCGTTATTCTCTGATTGCACCCATTATAACCAATACATTTACCCAGGCTTCTGTAAAAGATTATTTAGCAGAAATTGCAGCAAAGTCTTATACACTGCCTAACGGCAAGAAAAAAGAGTACTCTCCTGCAACAATCAAAGGATGGCTAGTTCAATATAGGAAATATGGTATTGATGGTTTATATCCAAAATCAAGAGCTGATAAAGGTACTTCCAGAAAAATTTCAAATGAAACCAAAGAATTTATTATAAACAGTAAATTAAATTCACCGAAAAAAACTGCCAAGTACATATATCATGAAGTTATAGCTAAAGGTTTTGAAAGTGAAACTAGTATTTCTCTGTCAACAGTAACTAGATTTATAAATAAGGCTAAGATAGGTTCTAAAAAGCTTGTACCTGATGATAGGAGAGCCTTTGAATTTGAGTTTTCCAATGAATGCTGGCAATCTGACGTATCTGTAGGACCTTACCTTACTATAGAAGATAAAAAATTCAAGACTTATATTATAGCTTTTTTAGACGATTCCAGTAGAGTCATTGTAGGATGCAAAGCATTTTTTAAAGATGATCTTTTATCTCTTATGTCTGTATTTAAAGATGCGGTAGCATCAAAGGGAATTCCTAAAAAAGTTTTCGTTGATAATGGAAAGATATATAAAAGTGAACAATTTCATTTGATTTGTGCAGCTCTTGGTAGTATTTTAAGTTTTGCAAGACCATATTCCCCTCAATCTAAGGGCAAAATTGAAAGATGGTTCCAAACTATGCAAAAACAATGGATGAATTCAATTAATTGGAATGATTTTAAATCTATAGACCTTTTAAATGAATCCCTGTCGGGTTATGTTAACAGTTATAACAACACTATACATTCCTCAATAAACAAAAAACCAATTGATAAGTACATGTCTAATGTTGAAAATATAAGATTTATTGATTCTAAAACTGAACTAGACTATTTATTTTTATATAAAGTACTCCGTACTGTAAAAAATGACTCCACAGTATCTATAGGTACAAAAATATTTGAAGTACCACTAAAATATGTTGGTGACAAAATAAATATACGCTATGATCCATCATCTATTGATAAAGCTTATATTTTTTCACAGGATGGTAAACTTGAAGATACTATTTTCCCTGTTAAAAAAATTGATAATTCAAAAATCAGAAGAACTAACAATACTAATTCTGTTGATTTTTCTGCCTTTGAAGCTAACTAA
- a CDS encoding DUF6431 domain-containing protein, which yields MINIVKMPYGIKKYNKLCKFNQFPNKYGCEACGFEGKLYRHGFYYRNLITFKGAYKVVILRCKCQSCGKTYSIIPSFIIPYRQYAYEVILTSIIMMLKLGYSFSKIITLIKSLNISYSSLNTTDLSFWKNRLVSSLSSIRLFFAQYKFYNSNINSKLPIDIIKKIIIFCRLRHDFNLDYFLHMPKYFFCKL from the coding sequence ATGATAAACATAGTAAAAATGCCTTACGGCATAAAAAAATACAATAAACTTTGTAAGTTTAATCAATTTCCAAATAAATATGGATGCGAAGCATGTGGATTTGAAGGTAAGCTGTACAGACATGGATTTTATTATAGAAACTTAATTACCTTTAAAGGTGCATACAAGGTAGTCATCCTACGTTGTAAATGTCAATCCTGTGGTAAAACCTATTCTATTATACCCAGCTTTATTATTCCTTATAGACAATATGCTTATGAAGTTATTCTAACTTCCATTATTATGATGCTAAAACTAGGTTATTCCTTTAGTAAAATAATAACTCTTATAAAATCTCTCAATATTAGTTACTCATCTCTTAATACAACAGATTTATCATTTTGGAAAAATAGACTAGTAAGCTCATTATCGAGTATTCGTTTATTTTTTGCACAGTATAAATTCTATAATTCTAATATAAATAGCAAATTACCTATTGATATCATAAAAAAAATTATCATCTTTTGCCGTTTAAGGCACGATTTTAACTTGGATTATTTTTTACACATGCCTAAGTATTTCTTTTGTAAATTATAA
- a CDS encoding PLP-dependent aminotransferase family protein, which yields MPINSFENYPMGWKPNPNLLKRPYYQSIAELLESDIKNGYLSPDTKLPPQRELADYLDLNFTTITRAYKLCELRGLIYTITGSGTFVSPNAAKSITISAVADQKHFIELGMVYSFEQTNHMVNSTIKKVGHLQNLDILTNYKYPNGLPHHRQAGLTWMNQFNLHADLEHISVVSGSQNALAIALTALFEPGDYIATDYLTYSNFIELAKMLHLQILPIHMDESGIISTELKYQCEKFPIKGIYLMPSCNNPTTIEMSDERKKEISDIIEKYQLTLIEDDTMAFLSAAYNPDYKQPIFQLIPERSVYICGTGKSICSGLRIAYIVYGNHFSSKIKNSLYNINVKTSSLDAEILTRLIVSGKAKEICNEKIALAQNANGLFQKYFPNVIVDGNPLSFFRFIPLSSSSKAAKCETDLQALGVRVFSTSRFLTSNSKNYSGIRIALSSTDNMEELEYGLRIVSNYLNY from the coding sequence ATGCCAATAAATTCCTTTGAAAATTATCCAATGGGTTGGAAACCTAATCCCAATCTTTTAAAACGTCCTTATTATCAATCTATAGCTGAATTACTAGAAAGTGACATAAAAAACGGTTATTTAAGCCCTGACACAAAATTGCCTCCTCAGCGAGAACTTGCCGATTATCTTGATTTAAATTTTACAACTATAACACGTGCATACAAGCTCTGTGAACTTCGCGGGCTCATATATACAATAACTGGAAGCGGTACATTTGTTTCTCCAAATGCGGCCAAATCTATTACTATTTCAGCTGTTGCTGACCAAAAACATTTCATCGAATTAGGAATGGTTTACTCTTTTGAACAGACAAACCACATGGTAAATAGTACAATTAAAAAAGTAGGGCATCTTCAAAATCTTGATATCCTAACAAACTATAAATATCCAAACGGTCTCCCACATCATAGACAGGCTGGGCTTACTTGGATGAACCAGTTTAATCTTCATGCCGATCTTGAACATATTTCTGTTGTGTCAGGATCACAAAATGCACTGGCAATTGCACTAACTGCTCTTTTTGAGCCAGGTGACTACATTGCAACTGACTATTTAACCTATTCCAATTTTATAGAACTTGCAAAAATGCTGCATTTGCAAATACTACCTATTCATATGGACGAAAGTGGTATTATTTCTACTGAGTTAAAATATCAATGTGAAAAATTTCCTATAAAAGGAATCTACCTTATGCCATCTTGCAATAACCCGACTACAATAGAAATGTCCGATGAAAGAAAAAAAGAAATCAGTGACATTATTGAAAAATATCAACTGACTCTTATTGAAGATGATACTATGGCTTTCTTATCAGCAGCATATAATCCTGACTATAAGCAACCAATTTTTCAATTAATACCTGAACGAAGTGTCTATATCTGTGGAACAGGAAAATCTATTTGTTCTGGATTGCGCATTGCATATATTGTGTATGGTAACCATTTTTCCTCCAAGATTAAGAATTCGCTGTATAATATTAATGTAAAAACTTCTTCCTTAGATGCCGAAATTTTAACCAGATTGATTGTTTCAGGAAAAGCAAAGGAAATATGTAATGAGAAGATTGCATTAGCCCAAAATGCCAACGGCTTATTCCAAAAATATTTTCCAAATGTTATTGTTGATGGAAATCCACTTAGTTTCTTTCGTTTTATTCCATTATCCTCAAGCAGTAAGGCTGCTAAATGTGAAACAGACTTGCAAGCACTGGGGGTTCGCGTTTTTTCTACTAGCCGCTTTCTTACATCTAACAGCAAAAATTATTCTGGTATTCGAATTGCATTATCCTCAACTGATAATATGGAAGAATTAGAGTACGGATTGCGTATAGTATCTAACTACCTTAATTATTAG
- a CDS encoding ketopantoate reductase family protein, with protein MRISVIGAGAMGCLYGAYLSTKNEVCLIVHKKEQADAINKEGIAMMENGKEFLFNIPAYTTGDDVGHVDLIIVAVKSTATESAIKENLSLVADDTLVMTIQNGAGNDEEIAKYVDGRRVIVGTTSHNSVSLGVGKFQHAGTGMTTIGSTHASMENVILLASVLKESGIEAVVSENINKVIWSKLILNTTINTFATLMDCKVNCILKSDYAWDYIKMVVREVVQVAELDGVHFEYEEALEWVHKTCIAIGNGYPSMLQDRRNKRLTEIDKINGTVVRKAEKYGIEVPCNRLIVDMVHCLEELY; from the coding sequence ATGAGAATATCAGTAATAGGAGCAGGAGCAATGGGATGTCTGTACGGAGCTTACTTGTCAACAAAGAATGAGGTTTGTCTAATTGTTCATAAGAAGGAACAGGCAGATGCCATAAATAAAGAAGGCATAGCCATGATGGAAAATGGTAAGGAATTTCTTTTTAATATTCCAGCTTACACAACGGGAGATGATGTGGGACATGTGGATCTAATCATCGTGGCAGTGAAATCTACAGCCACTGAATCTGCAATTAAAGAAAACCTTTCTCTTGTAGCTGATGATACTTTAGTTATGACAATACAGAATGGGGCTGGAAATGATGAAGAGATTGCAAAGTATGTAGATGGTAGAAGGGTTATCGTCGGAACAACTTCACATAACAGTGTCAGTCTAGGTGTAGGAAAATTTCAACATGCTGGGACGGGAATGACGACTATAGGTTCTACACATGCAAGTATGGAAAATGTGATCCTATTAGCCAGCGTCTTAAAAGAATCTGGTATTGAGGCAGTAGTGAGTGAAAATATTAATAAAGTCATCTGGAGCAAACTAATCTTGAATACTACTATCAATACTTTTGCAACGTTAATGGATTGTAAGGTTAATTGTATATTAAAAAGTGATTATGCATGGGATTATATAAAAATGGTAGTGAGAGAGGTTGTGCAAGTTGCAGAACTGGATGGGGTACATTTTGAATATGAAGAAGCTTTGGAATGGGTACATAAAACTTGTATTGCTATTGGGAACGGATATCCATCCATGCTTCAAGATAGAAGAAATAAACGGTTAACGGAAATTGATAAGATTAACGGAACAGTTGTAAGAAAGGCAGAAAAGTATGGAATTGAAGTCCCATGTAACAGATTAATTGTGGATATGGTTCATTGTTTAGAAGAATTATATTAA
- a CDS encoding flavodoxin family protein, with the protein MKCCILMGSPRKNGNTAALLKMFIEELELYQVEYDLIWLYDKQIESCVACRACQKDWTIFGCRYHDDAQQIFDKINACDVIILATPIYSWYCTPPMKALMDRLVYGMNKYYGDEKGPSLWAGKQVAIITTCGYKPEKGADLFEEGIKRYCKHSQLKYIGILAERDLGYKSKFITEDKIERAKTFAKQLIDICTINENIKAD; encoded by the coding sequence ATGAAATGTTGCATTCTTATGGGAAGCCCAAGAAAAAATGGAAATACCGCAGCTCTTTTAAAGATGTTTATAGAAGAACTTGAGCTTTACCAGGTTGAGTACGATTTAATATGGCTTTATGACAAACAGATAGAATCCTGTGTTGCTTGTAGAGCTTGTCAAAAGGATTGGACGATTTTTGGGTGTCGTTATCATGATGACGCACAACAGATTTTTGATAAAATCAACGCTTGTGATGTCATTATCTTAGCAACGCCAATTTATTCATGGTATTGTACACCACCGATGAAAGCATTGATGGATCGCTTGGTGTACGGCATGAACAAATATTATGGTGATGAAAAGGGTCCTTCTCTTTGGGCGGGCAAGCAGGTGGCGATTATTACAACTTGTGGATATAAGCCTGAAAAAGGGGCTGACTTATTTGAAGAAGGCATAAAACGATATTGTAAGCATTCTCAGCTAAAATATATCGGAATTCTGGCAGAAAGAGATTTGGGCTATAAGTCTAAATTTATTACGGAAGATAAAATTGAACGAGCAAAAACATTTGCAAAGCAGCTTATTGATATATGTACTATTAATGAGAATATAAAAGCAGATTAG
- a CDS encoding LrgB family protein has protein sequence MGGFQTIFAIVVTGIIGIVVYPLVFKILKIEDPIVKGVAMGTAAYAVGTSKAMEMGEVEGAMSSLSIALAGILTVIFINHDLSNKYYNNQKLVFKKSKKSIL, from the coding sequence TTGGGAGGATTTCAAACAATATTTGCTATTGTTGTAACTGGAATTATTGGTATTGTGGTATATCCATTAGTATTTAAGATTTTAAAAATTGAAGATCCCATAGTAAAAGGAGTTGCCATGGGTACAGCAGCTTATGCAGTTGGTACTTCAAAAGCTATGGAAATGGGTGAGGTAGAAGGTGCCATGAGTTCTTTATCTATTGCTCTTGCAGGTATCTTAACTGTAATATTTATAAACCATGATCTTTCTAATAAATATTATAATAACCAAAAATTAGTTTTTAAAAAGAGCAAAAAATCTATCTTATGA
- a CDS encoding DapH/DapD/GlmU-related protein — MNKKLLEKIQTSEFISHEDPIFTEINEIVENTLKLTSELNTGYKIPQEVRNILSKITDSKLDSSVQVLTPFNTDFGSNIKLGKDIFINKSCMFVDLGGIELEDNVLIGPDVKILSVNHPLDYKNRRGVILKGVKIKRNAWLGAGVTVCPGVTIGENSVIGAGSVVTKDVPNNTVYAGVPAKFIKNIYK, encoded by the coding sequence ATGAATAAGAAGTTATTAGAGAAGATACAAACAAGTGAGTTTATTTCACATGAAGACCCAATATTTACTGAGATTAATGAAATAGTTGAGAATACCTTAAAATTAACATCTGAATTAAATACAGGATATAAAATACCTCAAGAAGTTAGAAATATTTTATCAAAAATCACTGATAGTAAACTTGATAGCTCTGTACAAGTATTAACACCATTTAATACGGATTTTGGATCTAATATTAAATTAGGTAAGGATATATTTATTAATAAATCGTGTATGTTTGTTGATTTAGGTGGTATTGAATTAGAAGATAATGTTCTTATTGGACCTGACGTAAAAATATTATCAGTTAATCACCCACTAGATTATAAAAATAGACGTGGTGTTATTCTTAAAGGCGTAAAAATTAAACGTAATGCATGGCTTGGGGCAGGAGTAACAGTTTGTCCAGGAGTGACAATTGGAGAAAATTCTGTTATTGGAGCAGGTTCGGTTGTTACTAAAGATGTACCTAATAATACAGTATATGCTGGAGTTCCAGCTAAATTTATTAAAAATATATATAAGTAA
- a CDS encoding MerR family transcriptional regulator: MTYSISEVAKKMNLTVYTLRYYDKEGLIPFVERAPNGTRLFKESDLDSLKIIECLKSTGMPIKDIKNFIDWCSQGDSTLHQRYDMFMERKAVVEAQMEELKKTMEVINHKCWYYKTALDAGTEDIHKNKNGSISV; the protein is encoded by the coding sequence ATGACATATTCTATTAGTGAAGTTGCAAAAAAGATGAATCTCACAGTATATACCCTGAGATACTATGACAAAGAGGGACTGATACCCTTTGTAGAACGTGCACCCAACGGAACCCGGTTGTTTAAGGAATCCGATTTAGACTCATTAAAAATAATTGAATGTCTAAAATCTACTGGAATGCCCATCAAGGATATCAAAAATTTCATTGATTGGTGTTCTCAGGGAGATTCCACTTTACATCAGAGATATGACATGTTCATGGAGCGAAAAGCTGTTGTAGAAGCACAGATGGAAGAACTGAAAAAAACAATGGAAGTCATAAATCATAAATGCTGGTATTACAAAACTGCATTGGACGCTGGAACGGAAGATATTCATAAAAACAAGAACGGTTCCATTTCTGTATAA
- a CDS encoding iron-containing alcohol dehydrogenase produces the protein MNLDFTYQNPTTIYFGKTALDNLSDELANYGETIMLAYGKGAIKKNGLYDQIVSILKEDGKNIVELSGIMANPTYEKVVEGAKLVRDNNVDLILAVGGGSVIDCAKAISVSAYCEGDAWTRYWIKFEPVDNKIVSVASILTLAGTGSEMNGGSVITNNDVKLKMGRIFPSNVSPKFSILNPEYTFTLPKYQMVSGIFDMMSHLMEAYFSGEDDVTSDYMIEGLLRSIINSAKIAVKDLKDYEARSNLMWSSTLAMNPIMGLSKTQDWEVHMIEHQLGAYTDCAHGMGLAAISLPYYRYIYKFGLDKFVRFAKEVWRVDETGKTKEAVALEGIAALESFIKECGIVTSIKELGATEEMLPLIANSTVLLSGGYKALTAEEILEILKTAYAAV, from the coding sequence ATGAATTTAGATTTTACTTATCAAAACCCAACAACAATATATTTTGGAAAAACTGCTTTAGATAACTTAAGCGATGAACTTGCAAATTATGGTGAGACCATCATGCTTGCTTATGGAAAAGGTGCAATTAAGAAAAACGGACTTTATGACCAGATTGTATCTATCTTAAAGGAAGATGGTAAAAACATCGTAGAATTATCTGGAATTATGGCAAACCCAACTTATGAAAAAGTCGTGGAAGGAGCTAAACTTGTACGTGATAATAATGTAGATTTGATATTGGCTGTTGGTGGCGGTTCCGTAATTGATTGTGCAAAGGCGATTTCTGTATCTGCATATTGTGAAGGTGATGCTTGGACACGTTACTGGATAAAGTTTGAGCCTGTAGATAATAAAATAGTATCGGTTGCATCTATTCTTACATTAGCAGGAACAGGATCTGAAATGAATGGTGGATCAGTTATTACCAATAATGATGTGAAACTTAAGATGGGACGTATTTTTCCATCAAATGTAAGCCCCAAATTTTCAATATTGAATCCAGAATATACATTCACATTACCTAAATATCAAATGGTAAGTGGAATTTTTGATATGATGTCACATTTAATGGAAGCTTATTTCTCAGGTGAAGATGATGTAACTTCTGACTATATGATTGAGGGACTTCTTCGTTCTATCATCAACAGTGCAAAAATTGCAGTGAAAGATCTTAAAGACTATGAGGCAAGAAGTAATTTAATGTGGAGTTCTACCCTTGCAATGAACCCAATTATGGGATTAAGCAAAACACAAGACTGGGAAGTTCATATGATTGAACATCAGCTTGGTGCTTATACGGATTGTGCACATGGTATGGGACTCGCAGCAATATCACTTCCATATTACCGATATATATATAAGTTTGGTTTAGATAAGTTTGTTCGCTTTGCTAAGGAAGTTTGGAGGGTAGATGAGACTGGAAAGACAAAGGAAGCAGTTGCTTTAGAAGGTATTGCTGCCCTGGAGAGCTTTATTAAAGAATGTGGTATAGTAACAAGCATTAAGGAACTTGGTGCAACAGAAGAAATGCTTCCACTAATTGCAAATTCAACTGTACTGCTTTCAGGCGGATATAAAGCTTTGACAGCGGAAGAAATTTTAGAGATTTTAAAGACGGCATATGCTGCGGTATAA
- a CDS encoding sugar O-acetyltransferase, with the protein MDIHEFLAHLNRGEAVEGGSEMYRMMHKVSQEALKLTAELNGDYHTPEEIQELFSLLIGKTVDKTFAMFPPFSTDCGKNISVGKNVFINSGCRFQDQGGITIGDGVLIGHNVVLATLNHDIDPRKRSTLHPAPIVIGKNVWIGANATVVSGVTIGDGAIIAAGAVVTKDVPENVIVGGVPAKIIKKIEVGQE; encoded by the coding sequence ATGGACATTCACGAATTCTTAGCACACTTGAACCGAGGTGAAGCGGTTGAGGGCGGCTCTGAAATGTATCGGATGATGCACAAGGTATCGCAGGAAGCATTGAAGTTAACCGCTGAACTGAACGGAGATTATCATACCCCTGAAGAAATTCAGGAACTGTTTTCCCTGTTGATTGGTAAAACGGTAGATAAAACATTTGCCATGTTCCCTCCTTTTTCTACGGACTGCGGGAAGAATATCTCTGTGGGCAAGAATGTCTTTATCAATTCGGGCTGTCGTTTTCAGGATCAAGGCGGCATTACAATTGGCGATGGTGTTCTCATTGGGCACAATGTGGTGTTAGCTACCTTAAATCACGACATTGATCCGAGAAAACGAAGTACTTTGCATCCCGCGCCTATTGTGATTGGTAAAAATGTTTGGATTGGAGCAAATGCCACTGTGGTATCTGGTGTAACCATTGGTGATGGGGCCATCATCGCCGCTGGTGCAGTTGTGACAAAGGATGTACCTGAAAATGTTATTGTAGGCGGTGTACCTGCGAAAATTATCAAGAAAATCGAAGTCGGTCAGGAGTAA